Proteins encoded in a region of the Bubalus bubalis isolate 160015118507 breed Murrah chromosome 9, NDDB_SH_1, whole genome shotgun sequence genome:
- the LOC102415512 gene encoding olfactory receptor 6F1-like yields MNVANQTRVTEFIFLGFSGVLYLRLALFVIFLTVYLLSLMGNTLIIFIVLTDSTLQTPMYIFLGNLSFLEIWYTTATVPKLLATCLSQVVTISVSGCITQYYFFFSLGATECILLAVMAYDRYLAICSPLRYSFLMRLQVCLQFSAGSWIGGFIAPLLPTILISYLNFCGPQKINHFFCDSDPIFKLSCSDTFLVEALGYTCSSVVILSSFLLTMSSYGNIVVTIIKLSSREARKKTFSTCASHLTVVTIYYGTIIFAYVRPPAKYNFTMGKVISVFYCVVTPLVNPLVYTLRNKDVKKAFRKVLARKRLLSARHMQNI; encoded by the coding sequence ATGAATGTGGCAAATCAAACAAGagtaacagaatttatttttcttggattttCTGGTGTTCTCTATCTAAGGCTTgcattatttgtgatttttctcactGTATATTTGCTCTCTCTCATGGGAAACACCCTCATCATCTTCATTGTTCTCACGGATTCCACACTTCAAACACCCATGTACATTTTTTTAGGAAATTTGTCCTTTCTAGAGATCTGGTACACAACAGCCACGGTGCCTAAATTGCTGGCCACTTGTCTCTCACAAGTTGTTACCATTTCCGTTTCTGGTTGTATAACCCAGtactacttttttttctctttgggggCTACAGAGTGCATCCTGTTggctgtgatggcctatgaccgatACCTGGCTATATGCAGCCCTCTAAGATACTCATTCCTCATGCGTCTCCAGGTATGCCTGCAGTTTTCAGCTGGATCTTGGATTGGGGGCTTCATTGCCCCTCTCCTACCTACCATACTCATCTCTTACCTAAACTTTTGTGGACCCCAGAAGATCAATCATTTCTTCTGTGACTCAGACCCAATTTTTAAACTCTCCTGCTCAGATACATTCTTGGTGGAGGCTTTGGGTTACACATGTAGCTCTGTTGTGATTCTAAGTTCTTTTCTTCTCACTATGTCATCCTATGGGAATATTGTGGTCACAATAATCAAGCTATCTTCCCGAGAGGCTCGGAAGAAAACTTTCTCCACCTGCGCCTCCCACCTCACTGTGGTCACCATCTATTATGGCACCATTATCTTTGCCTATGTTCGTCCTCCAGCCAAGTACAACTTTACCATGGGTAAAGTGATTTCAGTATTCTACTGTGTAGTCACTCCGTTGGTAAATCCTCTTGTATACACCCTAAGAAACAAAGATGTGAAGAAAGCTTTCAGGAAAGTTCTAGCACGAAAGAGGTTGCTCTCGGCCAGACACATGCAGAATATTTGA